Proteins from a single region of Nocardiopsis dassonvillei subsp. dassonvillei DSM 43111:
- a CDS encoding MFS transporter, whose product MATSDSTAPGPGGAIETRERRRVLAGTMVGTTIEWYDFFIYAQAAGLVLAPLFLSPLTEDSPGLAQVLSFATIGISFLFRPLGAIVAGALGDRFGRKRVLVATLVMMGLATCLIGLLPTYAQIGVAAPVLLIILRILQGFSAGGEWGGAALMSVEHAPVDKRGFFGAYPQIGVPCGMILATFVVWVITAAIGPEAFLEWGWRIPFLLSFLLIIIGHLIRKSVEESPVFKLMQARKAETSAPLGRLFREHTREVVLSALIFIANNAAGYLVIAYLATYASRPVEEFGLGMDRGPVLLATTLASFGWLISTLYGGILSDKLGRVRTFQLGYVLLAAWSVPMWFMVDTGNIYLYFAGVFIFTLTLGLSYGPQSALYAEMFPAEVRYSGVSIGYALGAILGGAFAPMIAELLLTETGASWSIGVYIVVACAVSFLGVTLVKEPKGVDLYADGTRPNAVGK is encoded by the coding sequence ATGGCAACTTCCGACTCGACGGCCCCAGGGCCGGGCGGCGCGATCGAGACCAGGGAGCGGCGGCGCGTCCTCGCCGGGACCATGGTCGGCACCACCATCGAGTGGTACGACTTCTTCATCTACGCGCAGGCCGCCGGCCTCGTGCTCGCCCCCCTGTTCCTGTCGCCGCTGACCGAGGACAGCCCGGGGCTGGCCCAGGTCCTGTCCTTCGCGACCATCGGCATCTCCTTCCTCTTCCGGCCGCTCGGCGCGATCGTCGCGGGCGCCCTCGGAGACAGGTTCGGCCGCAAGCGCGTGCTCGTGGCGACCCTGGTCATGATGGGGCTCGCCACCTGCCTGATCGGCCTGCTGCCCACCTACGCCCAGATCGGCGTGGCCGCGCCCGTCCTGCTGATCATCCTGCGCATCCTCCAGGGCTTCTCGGCGGGCGGCGAGTGGGGCGGCGCGGCACTGATGTCGGTGGAGCACGCACCGGTCGACAAGCGCGGCTTCTTCGGCGCCTACCCGCAGATCGGAGTCCCCTGCGGCATGATCCTGGCGACCTTCGTCGTCTGGGTGATCACCGCGGCCATCGGCCCGGAGGCGTTCCTGGAGTGGGGCTGGCGCATCCCCTTCCTCCTGTCCTTCCTGCTGATCATCATCGGCCACCTCATCCGCAAGTCCGTGGAGGAGTCCCCGGTCTTCAAGCTCATGCAGGCGCGCAAGGCCGAGACCTCCGCCCCGCTGGGCCGACTGTTCCGCGAGCACACCCGTGAGGTCGTCCTCTCCGCGCTGATCTTCATCGCCAACAACGCCGCCGGGTACCTCGTCATCGCCTACCTGGCGACCTACGCCTCCCGGCCGGTCGAGGAGTTCGGCCTCGGCATGGACCGCGGCCCCGTGCTCCTGGCGACCACCCTCGCCTCGTTCGGCTGGCTCATCTCCACGCTCTACGGCGGCATCCTGAGCGACAAGCTCGGCCGGGTGCGGACCTTCCAGCTCGGCTACGTGCTGCTGGCCGCCTGGTCCGTGCCGATGTGGTTCATGGTCGACACCGGCAACATCTACCTGTACTTCGCGGGCGTCTTCATCTTCACGCTCACCCTGGGCCTGAGCTACGGCCCCCAGTCGGCGCTGTACGCGGAGATGTTCCCGGCCGAGGTCCGCTACTCCGGCGTGTCCATCGGCTACGCCCTCGGCGCGATCCTCGGCGGCGCCTTCGCGCCCATGATCGCCGAGCTGCTGCTCACCGAGACCGGCGCCTCGTGGTCGATCGGCGTCTACATCGTCGTGGCCTGCGCGGTCTCCTTCCTCGGGGTCACCCTGGTGAAGGAGCCCAAGGGCGTGGACCTGTACGCGGACGGCACCAGGCCGAACGCGGTCGGCAAGTAG
- a CDS encoding trypco2 family protein, which produces MPTIGLSQAIDELRRELAAARRKGEGHEIGIEIVEAEVELLLEAHHEGAGKAGVRFGVLSLNAEGKAGRKDTHRITLKLALTDADGRKLAIASDSGAVWEDRRDLD; this is translated from the coding sequence GTGCCCACCATCGGACTGTCCCAGGCCATCGACGAACTGCGCCGGGAGCTCGCCGCCGCGCGCCGGAAGGGGGAGGGCCACGAGATCGGCATCGAGATCGTCGAGGCCGAGGTCGAACTCCTCCTGGAGGCGCACCATGAGGGAGCCGGGAAGGCCGGTGTGCGCTTCGGTGTGCTCTCCCTCAACGCCGAGGGCAAGGCCGGCCGCAAGGACACGCACCGGATCACGCTGAAGCTCGCCCTGACCGACGCGGACGGAAGGAAACTCGCGATCGCCTCTGATAGCGGAGCGGTCTGGGAGGACCGCAGGGACCTGGACTGA
- a CDS encoding trypsin-like peptidase domain-containing protein yields the protein MDPRCVADVRVARAGAASRGGTGYLVGPSLVLTAAHVLDGHERVDVRLGADRPSGFLRCSVVWSDRSTDVALLRLEEPRPHPSVRWGKLSADEPQPYRSLGYPDLAANDGGRDLKDLRGTLSPWDGMVRKDLRLDVQREYGNDVSWKGASGTAVFVRERLVGVIVDHDRRNGDLIARRSTRFARDKDFRRLVREDAGTEPWLVPVDLPRAARNTARRFVRARLSSLRRLPHTLAVAVRERRGHGTRAGTAAVPARRSRATAGMRERRGAGRPVWPLAVAAVALLTLVPNGVYWLRANGHLGLGLQCAPPTELTVLTTPDQHAVVQRAADDFSAHVGGRDERSGCVPVRVSVTVAGGAARTRELLREGWTDLRAGPRPHVWLPDSSADVALLRGDPGDAPGLETGEGSATRLTPVVLGLPESAGEVPACSGTDPGGARSNLVVCTAAAAEAGLLLARPSPEASVSALIQTEALYSAYGDGGAEEIQIAEARATSAGLDAEGNLGLLCALRGGSADPASVGVFSTEYAINAYNTGAQLGPGCGPTGEEPDEPLVPVYFSETPGLDHPFVRLDWGGDGVEREAEAFGEWMRHPRETTAFQGYRTVEGAMIGGDAERSLMEVTHLNSARQDGEWRERLESGLRQQERSRAPVEVLLVVDRSDSMSGPGTGGTRLATAQQLARTAVGLLGEQDTVGIWTFPEGGPGNDVTGQERVLPPEPGMDARREESAREAIDALSAEFPATPLADAVRDGAEELESCADRPGEPGACALVVLTDGVALPEPRGGARADDVAAVLEDLDERVRVHVVSVGDEGCGGDGLLSRLAGAGAECHHPRADELEQVVYGIVAGTRAATP from the coding sequence ATGGACCCGAGGTGTGTCGCGGACGTCCGCGTCGCCAGGGCCGGGGCCGCCTCCAGGGGAGGGACCGGCTACCTCGTCGGGCCCTCCCTCGTCCTCACCGCGGCCCATGTGCTCGACGGCCACGAGCGTGTCGACGTGCGCCTGGGAGCCGACCGGCCGAGCGGTTTCCTGCGGTGCTCCGTCGTCTGGTCGGACCGGAGCACGGACGTCGCCCTGCTGCGGCTGGAGGAGCCGCGGCCCCACCCCTCCGTGCGCTGGGGGAAGCTCTCGGCGGACGAACCGCAGCCGTACCGTTCGCTCGGCTACCCCGACCTCGCGGCCAACGACGGGGGCCGCGACCTGAAGGACCTGCGGGGGACCCTCAGCCCGTGGGACGGCATGGTCAGGAAGGACCTCCGGCTCGACGTCCAGCGGGAGTACGGCAACGACGTGTCGTGGAAGGGGGCCTCCGGCACCGCCGTGTTCGTCAGGGAACGGCTGGTGGGCGTCATCGTCGACCACGACCGGCGCAACGGGGACCTGATCGCCCGCCGGTCCACGCGGTTCGCCCGCGATAAGGACTTCCGGCGCCTGGTCAGGGAGGACGCGGGGACGGAGCCGTGGCTCGTCCCGGTGGACCTCCCGCGCGCGGCGCGCAACACCGCCAGGCGTTTCGTCCGCGCCCGGCTCTCCTCCCTGCGCAGGCTTCCGCACACGCTCGCGGTGGCCGTCCGGGAACGGCGCGGTCACGGCACGCGGGCGGGGACGGCGGCCGTCCCCGCCCGGAGGAGCCGTGCCACGGCCGGGATGCGGGAGCGCCGTGGTGCCGGGCGACCGGTGTGGCCCCTGGCCGTCGCCGCCGTCGCGCTGCTCACCCTGGTCCCGAACGGCGTGTACTGGCTGCGGGCCAACGGCCACCTGGGGCTGGGCCTCCAGTGCGCCCCGCCCACCGAGCTCACCGTGCTCACCACCCCGGACCAGCACGCCGTCGTCCAGCGGGCCGCCGACGACTTCTCCGCCCACGTCGGCGGCCGGGACGAGAGGAGCGGGTGCGTACCCGTGCGCGTCAGCGTCACCGTCGCGGGCGGGGCCGCGCGGACGCGCGAGCTGCTGCGCGAGGGGTGGACCGACCTGCGGGCGGGGCCCCGCCCGCACGTGTGGCTGCCGGACTCCAGCGCGGACGTCGCCCTGCTGCGCGGGGATCCGGGTGACGCGCCCGGCCTGGAGACGGGGGAGGGGAGCGCCACCAGGCTCACACCCGTGGTGCTGGGGCTGCCCGAGTCCGCGGGCGAGGTCCCCGCCTGTTCCGGGACCGACCCGGGCGGAGCGCGTTCGAACCTCGTCGTCTGCACGGCCGCGGCGGCGGAGGCCGGGCTCCTCCTGGCCCGCCCCTCACCGGAGGCCTCGGTCTCGGCGCTGATCCAGACCGAGGCCCTGTACTCCGCGTACGGGGACGGGGGCGCCGAGGAGATCCAGATCGCGGAGGCCCGCGCGACCTCGGCCGGGCTCGACGCCGAGGGCAACCTCGGCCTGCTGTGCGCGCTGCGCGGCGGGAGCGCCGACCCCGCCTCCGTCGGGGTGTTCAGCACCGAGTACGCGATCAACGCCTACAACACGGGCGCGCAGCTGGGCCCCGGGTGCGGGCCGACGGGCGAGGAACCGGACGAGCCCCTGGTCCCCGTCTACTTCTCCGAGACGCCCGGCCTGGACCACCCGTTCGTACGGCTGGACTGGGGCGGCGACGGGGTCGAACGGGAGGCGGAGGCGTTCGGGGAGTGGATGCGGCACCCCCGGGAGACAACGGCCTTCCAGGGCTACCGGACGGTGGAGGGCGCCATGATCGGCGGGGATGCGGAGCGGTCCCTGATGGAGGTCACACACCTCAACTCGGCCCGTCAGGACGGGGAGTGGCGGGAGCGGCTGGAGTCCGGGCTGCGGCAGCAGGAGCGCTCCCGCGCCCCGGTCGAGGTCCTGCTCGTGGTCGACCGCTCCGACTCCATGAGCGGCCCCGGCACGGGCGGCACCCGGCTGGCGACCGCGCAACAGCTGGCCCGGACCGCCGTCGGCCTCCTGGGGGAGCAGGACACCGTGGGGATCTGGACCTTTCCCGAGGGCGGACCGGGCAACGACGTCACCGGCCAGGAACGCGTCCTGCCCCCGGAACCGGGCATGGACGCGCGCAGGGAGGAGTCGGCGCGCGAGGCGATCGACGCGCTGAGCGCCGAGTTCCCGGCCACCCCGCTGGCCGACGCCGTCCGCGACGGCGCCGAGGAACTGGAGTCCTGCGCCGACCGTCCGGGGGAGCCCGGCGCCTGCGCCCTGGTCGTCCTCACCGACGGCGTCGCCCTCCCCGAGCCGCGCGGCGGCGCGCGGGCGGACGACGTGGCCGCCGTGCTGGAGGACCTCGACGAGCGCGTGCGGGTGCACGTGGTGTCCGTGGGCGACGAGGGGTGCGGCGGGGACGGGCTGCTCAGCCGGCTGGCGGGCGCGGGGGCCGAGTGCCACCACCCGCGCGCCGACGAACTCGAACAGGTCGTCTACGGCATCGTGGCCGGGACCAGGGCGGCGACGCCGTGA
- a CDS encoding extracellular solute-binding protein, giving the protein MRARPRPPRPVVCALLSLLLLGSAACDARGERDERVLRVALPVDVTATEDTGGGGVYTRLIERWEAENEGWEVDVRWLSPRADEQRSQMVVAMQADPAAYDVLLLDNQWVPEFHERGWLAEVDTGGDGPLAWNGFLGRARDAVCYEGRARAVPFHMDVGLLYYRADLVGPEEVTARIEEDGWRGLLGLADEVRDEHGLEHGYTGQFGDYEGLTVNALEFVLGGHPGLEADSRGTFHGSDGADGGGAEDGCVTSAGASGEFQGLEVLEAGLEPEAGGVIPRAALEETETESLNRFRGGEVVFMRHWPRVVPQLQADSESAETLREGLRWVGWAGEAGGGDPAFGVLRLPAAVLGGNSLAVTGESPHRDEAWSLVAAMTGQEVQAEFREAGLLPARGSGYRLSDAEDRDVRYWEELRDAVGEGLLRPRTPYYPYVSEVLRDHVDTQIRPGSTDPHPEDMVCELNAALAGKVSTCG; this is encoded by the coding sequence GTGAGGGCCCGCCCGAGGCCGCCGCGGCCGGTCGTGTGCGCGCTCCTGTCGCTCCTGCTGCTGGGCTCCGCCGCCTGCGACGCGCGGGGCGAGCGGGACGAACGGGTCCTGCGCGTCGCCCTCCCCGTTGACGTCACCGCCACGGAGGACACGGGCGGGGGCGGGGTGTACACGCGGCTCATCGAGCGCTGGGAGGCGGAGAACGAGGGGTGGGAGGTCGACGTCCGGTGGCTCTCGCCCCGGGCGGACGAGCAGCGCTCGCAGATGGTCGTGGCGATGCAGGCCGACCCGGCGGCCTACGACGTCCTCCTCCTCGACAACCAGTGGGTGCCGGAGTTCCACGAACGCGGCTGGCTGGCGGAGGTGGACACCGGCGGAGACGGCCCGCTGGCGTGGAACGGCTTCCTGGGCCGCGCCCGGGACGCGGTGTGCTACGAGGGCCGGGCGCGGGCGGTGCCGTTCCACATGGACGTGGGCCTGCTCTACTACCGCGCCGACCTGGTCGGCCCCGAGGAGGTCACCGCCCGGATCGAGGAGGACGGCTGGCGCGGGCTGCTCGGCCTCGCGGACGAGGTACGCGACGAGCACGGCCTGGAGCACGGGTACACGGGCCAGTTCGGCGACTACGAGGGCCTGACCGTCAACGCCCTGGAGTTCGTCCTCGGCGGGCATCCCGGTCTGGAGGCGGACAGCCGGGGGACCTTCCACGGGTCGGACGGGGCGGACGGCGGCGGGGCGGAGGACGGCTGTGTCACGTCCGCCGGTGCGAGCGGCGAGTTCCAGGGCCTGGAGGTGCTGGAGGCGGGGCTGGAGCCCGAGGCCGGGGGTGTCATCCCGCGCGCTGCCCTGGAGGAGACCGAGACCGAGAGCCTGAACCGGTTCCGCGGCGGCGAGGTGGTGTTCATGCGCCACTGGCCCCGGGTCGTGCCCCAGCTCCAGGCCGACTCCGAGAGCGCCGAGACGCTCCGGGAGGGGCTGCGCTGGGTCGGCTGGGCGGGGGAGGCCGGGGGCGGCGACCCCGCGTTCGGGGTGCTCCGGCTGCCCGCGGCCGTGCTCGGCGGCAACAGCCTGGCGGTCACCGGGGAGTCGCCGCACCGGGACGAGGCCTGGAGCCTGGTCGCGGCCATGACCGGGCAGGAGGTCCAGGCGGAGTTCCGGGAGGCCGGTCTGCTCCCCGCCCGCGGCAGCGGCTACCGGCTGAGCGACGCCGAGGACCGGGACGTGCGGTACTGGGAGGAGCTGCGCGACGCCGTCGGCGAGGGACTGCTGCGGCCGCGCACCCCCTACTACCCGTACGTGAGCGAGGTGCTGCGGGACCACGTGGACACGCAGATCCGCCCGGGCTCGACCGACCCGCACCCCGAGGACATGGTGTGCGAGCTCAACGCCGCGCTCGCCGGGAAGGTCAGCACGTGCGGCTGA
- a CDS encoding DUF3566 domain-containing protein, with the protein MSDNQRNTTTNETDPDTAETARDGDVETTEKDTAEAGAAVTTEVGDKAEAATGATEAGTAEESGEESGSKPGDEDEGSADKADTGSGTAAGPAGSVAEDRAEAGGTPVSESKTSVPEGPSAVKASLSSRKAHLSVSRVEPWSVMKFSFVVSLVCFIILFVAIAVIYATLSMLGVFDELTNMLTALLEGDGTEDELGLDPASWFSPGRVLGYTGVVGALNIVLITALSTVGAMLYNLVADLVGGIDVTLSEAE; encoded by the coding sequence ATGTCTGACAACCAGCGGAACACCACCACGAACGAAACCGACCCGGACACGGCGGAGACCGCCCGGGACGGGGACGTGGAGACGACCGAGAAGGACACGGCAGAAGCGGGGGCCGCCGTGACCACCGAGGTCGGCGACAAGGCCGAGGCGGCGACGGGCGCCACCGAGGCCGGCACGGCCGAGGAGTCCGGCGAGGAGTCGGGGAGCAAGCCCGGCGACGAGGACGAGGGCTCCGCCGACAAGGCGGACACCGGGTCCGGGACCGCCGCCGGACCGGCCGGATCCGTGGCGGAGGACCGCGCCGAAGCGGGGGGAACGCCAGTGTCCGAATCGAAGACCTCGGTGCCTGAGGGTCCGAGCGCCGTGAAGGCCAGCCTGTCCAGCCGTAAGGCACACCTGTCGGTCTCCCGTGTGGAGCCGTGGTCGGTGATGAAGTTCAGCTTCGTCGTCTCCCTGGTGTGCTTCATCATCCTGTTCGTGGCGATCGCGGTGATCTACGCGACGCTGTCGATGCTGGGTGTCTTCGACGAGCTGACCAACATGCTCACGGCGCTCCTGGAGGGCGACGGGACCGAGGACGAGCTCGGCCTCGACCCGGCCTCCTGGTTCTCGCCGGGCCGCGTCCTGGGGTACACCGGCGTGGTCGGCGCGCTGAACATCGTGCTGATCACCGCCCTGTCCACGGTGGGCGCCATGCTGTACAACCTCGTCGCCGACCTGGTCGGCGGCATCGACGTGACGCTGTCCGAGGCCGAGTAG